Proteins encoded together in one Salmo trutta chromosome 3, fSalTru1.1, whole genome shotgun sequence window:
- the LOC115175081 gene encoding SLIT and NTRK-like protein 4 — translation MHRLKSELTATLTSEWEQCLSFKKPHLQTLKVTKWFSGGFIKGKMLLLVLLAFSVSNTFSDLDSDLSAETCSACSCMSIENVLYVNCEKITVYRPTQLLPPVSSLYHLNFQNNLLIILYPNSFLNFTHAVSLQLGNNKLQNIEGGAFYGLSSLKQLHLNNNELKVLRADTFYGIENLEYLQADYNLIKYIEKGSFNKLHRLKVLILNDNLVQILPDNIFRFASLTHLDIRGNRIQKLPYLGVLEHIGRIVELQLDDNPWNCTCDLLPLKAWLENMPYNIFIGEAICETPSDLYGRLLKETNKQELCPMGTGSDFDVRMPPSQPDNGQTTSDNAPTTIPPIATKDPKTTNPSKMYGNGIVGLPGLNKHIPIMSYQTRTPPLSCPQPCTCKAHPSDFGIGVSCQERSIHNLADLIPKPPNAKKLHLSGNYIRDISPVDFQGFEGLDLLHLGSNQIVTVQKGVFANLTNLRRLYLNGNQLEQLHPEMFLGLSNLQYLYLEYNAIKEVLAETFDSMPNLQLLYLNNNVLRSLPAYIFASVSLARLNLKNNHFMTLPVSGVLDQLRSLTQIDLEGNPWECSCDLVALKLWLEKLNDGVAAKEIKCASPVQFSNIELRLLKNEILCPKLIARSPFILTSAIPVVNSLSPAGVGKAPPGGPVPLSIMILSILVVLILTVFIAFCLLVFVLRRNKKPPGRQEGMGNQECGSMQLTLRRRNKSSKKDDLGGETFIPQTIEHMSKSHTCSIRDSESGFRFADSQRQKIIMRNSTDQDKDSLSPLDPRNKRLSTIDELDEFLPRESNMFIQNFLDSKRLDFNSIGVSGFEIRYPEKPHDKNIKKSLIGGNHSKIVVEQRKNEYYELKAKLQGTPDYLQVLEEQTQMSKM, via the exons ATGCATAGGCTGAAATCTGAGCTCACTGCGACTCTGACGTCTGAATGGGAGCAATGTCTGTCTTTCAAGAAACCACATTTACAAACGCTTAAG GTTACTAAATGGTTTTCTGGGGGATTTATAAAAGGCAAAATGCTGCTTCTAGTTCTTTTGGCCTTTTCCGTATCGAATACGTTTTCTGACTTGGATTCTGACCTCTCAGCGGAGACTTGCAGCGCCTGTTCTTGCATGTCCATCGAGAACGTCCTCTATGTGAACTGTGAGAAAATAACTGTGTACAGACCTACTCAGCTGCTGCCCCCAGTCTCTAGCCTCTATCATTTGAATTTCCAAAATAACCTATTGATCATCCTTTACCCCAATTCCTTTCTCAATTTCACACATGCAGTCTCTCTTCAACTGGGAAACAACAAATTACAGAACATCGAGGGAGGGGCCTTTTATGGCCTTAGTTCATTGAAACAGCTGCACTTAAATAACAATGAACTAAAAGTGCTCCGAGCTGACACTTTCTATGGGATCGAAAACTTGGAATACCTCCAGGCTGACTACAATTTGATCAAGTATATTGAAAAAGGATCCTTCAACAAATTGCATAGGCTGAAAGTTCTCATCCTAAACGACAATCTCGTCCAGATCCTTCCTGATAATATTTTTCGCTTTGCCTCCCTTACACATTTGGATATAAGAGGAAACAGGATTCAGAAGCTACCATATCTTGGAGTTTTGGAACACATTGGACGTATAGTGGAATTGCAGCTCGATGACAACCCATGGAATTGCACTTGTGATTTGTTACCCTTGAAAGCTTGGTTGGAGAACATGCCCTATAACATTTTTATTGGGGAGGCTATATGTGAAACCCCTAGTGACCTGTATGGACGCCTGTtgaaagaaacaaacaaacaggaactgtgtcccatgggaacaggtagtGACTTTGACGTAAGGATGCCCCCTTCACAGCCAGATAATGGCCAAACAACATCTGACAATGCACCCACTACGATACCCCCCATAGCCACAAAAGATCCCAAAACAACAAACCCATCTAAAATGTATGGTAATGGGATTGTTGGTTTACCTGGTTTGAATAAACATATTCCAATTATGTCCTATCAAACAAGAACCCCACCTCTCTCCTGCCCACAGCCTTGCACATGCAAAGCTCATCCCTCAGACTTTGGCATTGGTGTGAGCTGCCAAGAGAGAAGTATACACAATCTAGCAGATCTCATTCCCAAACCACCAAATGCCAAGAAGCTACACCTGAGTGGTAATTATATACGAGATATCAGTCCAGTTGATTTCCAAGGCTTTGAGGGTTTAGATTTATTACATTTGGGCAGCAATCAAATAGTCACAGTTCAAAAAGGTGTCTTTGCAAATCTGACCAACCTCCGTAGGCTTTATCTCAATGGAAACCAACTAGAGCAGCTGCATCCTGAGATGTTCCTTGGGCTGAGTAACCTCCAATACTTGTACTTGGAATACAATGCCATAAAAGAGGTGTTAGCAGAGACCTTTGACTCCATGCCAAATCTGCAGTTGTTGTATCTGAACAATAATGTGCTAAGGAGCCTCCCTGCCTATATCTTTGCTAGCGTTTCCTTGGCTAGGCTAAATCTTAAGAACAACCATTTCATGACTCTGCCTGTGAGTGGCGTCCTAGACCAGCTGAGGTCTCTCACTCAGATTGATCTGGAAGGCAATCCATGGGAATGCTCCTGTGATTTAGTGGCTCTGAAACTTTGGCTGGAGAAGCTGAATGACGGAGTGGCTGCGAAGGAAATCAAATGCGCATCCCCAGTGCAGTTTTCCAATATAGAGTTAAGGCTGCTGAAAAATGAGATCCTATGTCCCAAACTCATAGCTAGATCCCCTTTCATCCTGACCAGTGCTATTCCGGTGGTGAACTCCTTGTCCCCAGCAGGGGTGGGCAAAGCCCCTCCGGGAGGTCCAGTTCCCCTATCCATCATGATCCTTAGTATCCTGGTGGTGCTCATCCTCACAGTATTTATTGCTTTCTGCCTCTTGGTGTTTGTGCTGAGGCGCAATAAAAAGCCACCCGGGCGCCAGGAGGGCATGGGGAATCAGGAGTGTGGCTCCATGCAACTCACGCTAAGAAGACGCAACAAATCTAGCAAGAAGGATGACCTGGGAGGGGAGACGTTCATCCCCCAAACTATCGAGCATATGAGCAAGAGCCACACCTGTTCGATTAGAGACTCTGAGTCAGGCTTTAGATTTGCTGACTCCCAGAGACAGAAAATAATAATGCGCAACAGCACTGACCAAGACAAGGACTCACTGTCCCCCCTGGACCCCCGAAATAAGAGACTGAGCACCATTGATGAGCTGGATGAGTTCCTGCCGAGAGAATCCAACATGTTCATTCAAAACTTTTTAGACAGTAAAAGGCTGGATTTCAACAGTATAGGGGTGAGTGGGTTTGAGATCCGTTACCCAGAGAAACCACATGACAAAAATATTAAAAAGTCACTAATAGGGGGAAACCATAGTAAGATAGTAGTGGAGCAAAGGAAAAATGAGTATTATGAACTTAAAGCAAAACTTCAAGGTACACCTGACTACCTTCAGGTTCTGGAGGAACAGACTCAAATGAGTAAAATGTAG